The Geoglobus acetivorans genome window below encodes:
- a CDS encoding ABC transporter permease subunit: MTVSKLPEMDIRQIIAWAIFLIAGLAIPFAVSEAFLYLLGLTMIFLVLTISWDIIVGYTGQVNLGHTVFVGLGAYTAALLQVPSRFSGSVDFLAGMSPVPVPVSILMGGIVAALFGLGIGIITLRLKGYYFSLVTAILPLVFMQSVYVFSSIFGGEEGFSIGLERGLAESPLLRYYFAFAVFMISFILIWLLVNSEIGLKFRAVRDDEVLAEALGINVVKYKILAFVTSSFFAGIGGATLVHYRITIGPDVYDIPLMLLIILSAVIGGLGTLYGPVFGGFVIYLLKNWWLKGAVQAFPAWVPVNDEVLLYILLIAVAVIAPEGLWSKIKRFTVRKEDAVPE; the protein is encoded by the coding sequence ATGACAGTATCGAAATTGCCGGAGATGGATATCAGGCAGATAATCGCATGGGCAATATTCCTCATAGCGGGGCTTGCTATCCCGTTTGCTGTTTCAGAGGCGTTCTTGTACCTGCTGGGCCTCACCATGATATTTCTGGTCCTGACGATAAGCTGGGACATAATCGTGGGATACACGGGACAGGTCAACCTCGGCCACACGGTTTTTGTTGGTCTCGGGGCATACACTGCCGCTCTGCTCCAGGTTCCGTCCAGATTCTCAGGTTCGGTGGATTTCCTGGCGGGCATGTCCCCCGTACCGGTACCCGTCTCAATCCTCATGGGGGGTATAGTTGCGGCGCTTTTCGGACTTGGCATAGGCATCATTACGCTGAGACTGAAGGGTTACTACTTTTCGCTCGTTACCGCAATACTGCCCCTCGTGTTCATGCAGTCGGTGTACGTCTTCTCAAGCATATTCGGTGGTGAGGAGGGATTCTCAATAGGTCTCGAAAGGGGCCTTGCTGAATCACCCCTGCTCAGATACTACTTCGCATTCGCCGTGTTCATGATCTCGTTCATACTCATCTGGCTGCTCGTGAACAGCGAGATAGGCCTCAAGTTCAGAGCGGTCAGAGATGACGAGGTTCTTGCAGAGGCTCTTGGAATAAACGTTGTCAAATACAAGATCCTCGCCTTCGTTACAAGCTCGTTCTTCGCAGGGATAGGTGGTGCCACACTCGTCCACTACAGAATAACCATCGGGCCCGATGTTTACGACATTCCACTCATGCTGCTGATAATACTGTCTGCAGTCATAGGCGGACTTGGTACACTGTACGGCCCCGTTTTTGGCGGGTTTGTGATATACCTCCTCAAGAACTGGTGGCTGAAAGGTGCGGTTCAGGCTTTTCCGGCATGGGTCCCTGTGAACGATGAGGTTCTGCTGTACATCCTCCTGATAGCTGTGGCTGTTATTGCACCCGAAGGATTATGGAGCAAGATAAAGAGGTTCACCGTAAGGAAGGAAGATGCCGTTCCGGAATAG
- a CDS encoding ABC transporter permease subunit: MIDILLRILVYGAVVSGIWALVASGFSLIFGVSRILNFAHGTFFILSAYIGISLYKYGLDPYIASFVAVFLVGMIGVALYTGILARIKEHEVMIIIVTLAFALLVEQILILLFGEHGISYPSLITGVLRIGSVPITYKRILAFFVAIICLILLEVFINKTRTGKKVSASSQNVEGAMLVGIDVDRIFMLTMFISAVLAGIGGILYTQVFAATPMVALKSLIYAFAIVILGGLGSVRGSIVAAFIVGYVITIVITFFGARWSEFVTLLLIIAILVFRPTGLFGVEE, encoded by the coding sequence ATGATAGATATCCTGCTCAGGATACTTGTCTATGGCGCTGTCGTAAGCGGAATATGGGCGCTCGTTGCTTCAGGTTTCTCACTCATTTTCGGTGTTTCGAGAATCCTGAATTTTGCCCACGGCACGTTTTTTATTCTGTCGGCATACATCGGCATCAGCCTGTACAAATACGGGCTCGATCCCTACATAGCATCGTTCGTAGCGGTGTTCCTCGTGGGCATGATAGGTGTTGCGCTGTACACCGGAATACTCGCCAGAATAAAGGAGCACGAGGTCATGATCATAATCGTAACCCTCGCGTTTGCACTCCTCGTGGAACAGATACTCATCCTGCTGTTCGGGGAGCACGGCATTTCGTATCCCTCGCTAATCACCGGAGTTCTCAGGATAGGGAGTGTGCCCATCACATACAAGCGAATCCTCGCGTTCTTCGTCGCAATCATCTGTCTGATTCTGCTTGAGGTGTTCATCAACAAGACGAGAACGGGGAAAAAGGTATCCGCATCCTCGCAGAATGTTGAAGGTGCAATGCTTGTGGGCATCGATGTTGACAGGATTTTCATGCTCACCATGTTCATCTCTGCCGTGCTGGCAGGAATTGGGGGCATACTGTACACTCAGGTTTTCGCAGCCACGCCGATGGTGGCCCTGAAGTCACTCATCTACGCATTTGCTATAGTCATCCTCGGCGGGCTTGGAAGCGTTAGGGGCAGCATAGTTGCCGCATTCATTGTCGGTTATGTGATCACAATCGTGATAACCTTTTTCGGGGCGAGGTGGTCCGAGTTCGTAACACTCCTTCTGATAATTGCCATTCTGGTTTTCAGACCTACAGGACTTTTCGGGGTGGAAGAATGA
- a CDS encoding ABC transporter substrate-binding protein — protein sequence MMKKLILVLVLVAALALGCAQEQKPEATPTPTPQATPTPTPQATATPTPKFGGKTEVVIGVIGPMSLPEGTAEKNAAQLAVDEINAQGGILGLPVKLVVGDTKLNPDTATAEFRRLATQENADMITGGFSSGVMSAMMEVMAETKTIFLSDASSPVHPKMVAENYDKYKYWFRVSQNNGSTFALDLAAMIDYLRSKGVEINKVYIIRDEHVWTDPVVAGLTPLLEERGIEIVGDQKVPRGFTEYEQILLDAQDKGADLIMPILAISGTGDVLAKQWAELQIPAILGGHDLAAIDAQFYEKTGGAANYELFLVDGGVLITSPPTEMAAKFIENYKKKYGHYPESHQAYGAYDAVYLYKMAVEAAYKDGEKNPFDPDVVVKYLEKYKPGNPAKLTRNIAFYSNHALVWGDEYVRNFIAQWQDGKQYYLYPSTVANGDLKLPPWI from the coding sequence ATGATGAAAAAACTGATATTAGTTCTGGTGTTGGTGGCAGCATTGGCACTCGGATGCGCTCAGGAGCAGAAGCCGGAAGCGACACCTACACCCACACCCCAGGCTACACCCACGCCCACTCCACAGGCCACCGCAACCCCGACACCCAAGTTTGGAGGGAAAACGGAGGTTGTGATCGGAGTCATAGGACCCATGTCTCTGCCTGAAGGAACTGCTGAGAAGAATGCAGCCCAGCTTGCAGTTGATGAGATAAACGCGCAGGGTGGAATTCTCGGTCTTCCAGTGAAACTCGTCGTAGGCGATACGAAACTCAACCCGGATACTGCAACTGCCGAATTCAGAAGGCTCGCCACACAGGAAAATGCAGACATGATCACGGGAGGGTTCAGCAGCGGAGTCATGAGCGCAATGATGGAGGTTATGGCTGAAACAAAGACGATATTCCTTTCGGATGCCTCAAGTCCCGTGCATCCGAAAATGGTCGCCGAAAACTATGACAAGTACAAGTACTGGTTCAGGGTGAGTCAGAACAACGGTTCAACCTTCGCGCTGGACCTTGCAGCCATGATAGACTACCTGAGAAGCAAGGGTGTTGAAATCAACAAGGTGTACATCATAAGAGATGAGCACGTCTGGACCGACCCTGTTGTTGCCGGTCTGACTCCTCTGCTTGAGGAAAGAGGAATAGAAATTGTTGGAGATCAGAAGGTTCCGAGAGGGTTTACCGAATATGAGCAGATCCTTCTTGACGCTCAGGACAAAGGTGCGGATTTGATAATGCCGATACTCGCCATTTCCGGAACGGGAGATGTTCTCGCAAAGCAGTGGGCTGAACTGCAGATACCTGCCATTCTCGGTGGTCATGATCTCGCCGCAATTGATGCCCAGTTCTACGAGAAGACCGGTGGGGCTGCCAATTATGAGCTGTTCCTTGTGGACGGTGGTGTGCTGATAACCTCGCCACCAACCGAGATGGCGGCCAAGTTCATCGAGAATTACAAGAAGAAGTACGGACACTATCCTGAATCCCATCAGGCTTATGGAGCGTACGATGCAGTATATCTCTACAAGATGGCGGTAGAGGCAGCATATAAGGATGGAGAAAAGAATCCGTTTGATCCGGATGTTGTCGTCAAATACCTTGAGAAATACAAGCCCGGAAATCCTGCCAAGCTGACGAGGAACATTGCTTTCTACAGCAATCACGCCCTTGTCTGGGGCGATGAATATGTAAGAAACTTCATAGCCCAGTGGCAGGACGGAAAGCAGTACTATCTGTACCCATCGACCGTCGCGAATGGAGACCTTAAGTTACCACCGTGGATTTGA
- a CDS encoding ATP-binding cassette domain-containing protein has protein sequence MKPLLKVENVKKKFGELVALENISFEVFDRECLGIIGPNGAGKTTLFNVISGHMRPTEGRVFFDGKDITGKRPSELVKLGLVRTFQIIRAFRNMTVEENFQAVGGDYEGIMKELGLWGKRNMVAKNLSQGDLRKLNIGLSLTTKPKLLLLDEPFSGLSPKECAELHAVIDHLKERGVTMVIIEHKLKELFSHVERVLVLNYGILLCEGKPDEVVNDVKVIEAYLGDGYAVA, from the coding sequence ATGAAACCCCTACTCAAAGTTGAAAATGTTAAGAAAAAATTCGGTGAACTCGTTGCACTGGAAAATATTTCATTCGAAGTGTTTGACAGAGAATGTCTGGGTATAATTGGCCCAAATGGAGCAGGAAAAACAACGCTCTTCAATGTTATTTCGGGTCATATGAGGCCTACAGAAGGGAGAGTGTTCTTTGACGGGAAGGACATTACCGGAAAGAGGCCGAGCGAGCTTGTGAAGCTTGGACTTGTAAGGACGTTTCAGATTATAAGGGCATTCAGGAACATGACCGTGGAGGAGAATTTCCAGGCGGTTGGTGGAGACTATGAAGGTATCATGAAGGAACTGGGTTTGTGGGGCAAGAGGAACATGGTTGCAAAGAACCTCTCCCAGGGCGATCTGAGAAAGCTGAATATAGGTCTTTCACTGACAACAAAACCCAAACTTCTGCTTCTCGATGAACCGTTTTCGGGCTTAAGTCCGAAAGAGTGTGCAGAGCTTCATGCGGTAATAGACCACCTGAAGGAACGGGGAGTAACGATGGTCATTATTGAACACAAGCTCAAGGAGCTATTCAGCCACGTGGAAAGAGTTCTGGTGCTGAACTATGGCATACTGCTTTGTGAAGGTAAGCCGGATGAAGTTGTGAACGACGTGAAGGTTATTGAAGCATATCTCGGTGATGGGTATGCGGTTGCTTGA
- a CDS encoding ATP-binding cassette domain-containing protein, with amino-acid sequence MRLLEVRNLNSFYGKAHVLHDVSLHVDKGETLAVLGPNGAGKTTLLNSICGMVRTEGEILFKDREISSLKPYRRIRLGMGVCPEGRKLFPDMTVEDNLLLGAGNGNAKEQLEFVYDLFPRIKELKNNVVKNMSGGEQQMVAIGRALMSNPELLLLDEPSMGLAPIILGKIMEALKRIREETEISILLVEQNVHLALQLADRVSVLVKGEIVSEGKAEEMVDLEKHYFEL; translated from the coding sequence ATGCGGTTGCTTGAGGTCAGAAATCTGAATTCATTTTACGGAAAGGCACACGTGCTTCACGACGTCTCGCTGCATGTGGATAAGGGCGAGACACTTGCAGTCCTCGGACCCAACGGAGCGGGAAAAACGACCCTGCTCAATTCGATATGTGGCATGGTGAGGACTGAGGGTGAGATACTCTTCAAGGATAGGGAAATCTCCTCTCTGAAACCCTACAGAAGGATCAGGCTTGGCATGGGAGTGTGTCCGGAGGGCAGAAAACTCTTTCCGGATATGACGGTGGAGGACAACCTCCTGCTTGGAGCGGGAAACGGAAATGCCAAGGAACAGCTTGAATTCGTTTATGATCTATTCCCGAGAATAAAGGAGCTGAAGAATAATGTTGTTAAAAACATGAGTGGTGGGGAGCAGCAGATGGTCGCAATCGGCAGGGCGCTGATGTCCAATCCCGAGCTCCTTCTGCTTGATGAACCATCGATGGGGCTTGCACCGATAATTCTCGGGAAAATTATGGAGGCACTGAAAAGGATAAGGGAGGAGACAGAGATATCCATACTTCTCGTTGAGCAGAACGTCCATCTGGCGCTTCAGCTTGCTGACAGGGTCAGCGTCCTCGTCAAGGGCGAGATAGTGAGTGAGGGGAAGGCGGAGGAGATGGTCGATCTCGAGAAGCATTATTTTGAGCTGTAA
- a CDS encoding CBS domain-containing protein, translated as MLKVRDVMNEEVTKVGENENVLSAMEKMIEKGVKCAVVVDDSGKEIGLITEGTVVRKVLMKRKDPAEIRVGEIMSTPLKTIPADMSLRDAMIKFVSDNVKQLYVEDNGKIVGIITEHRILKALTEIIVTLLSI; from the coding sequence ATGCTGAAGGTTAGAGATGTGATGAATGAAGAGGTAACGAAGGTCGGGGAGAACGAGAATGTGCTTTCGGCAATGGAGAAGATGATTGAAAAGGGCGTGAAATGTGCGGTTGTGGTCGATGACAGCGGAAAGGAGATTGGCCTGATAACGGAAGGCACGGTCGTCAGAAAGGTGCTGATGAAGCGGAAGGATCCTGCAGAGATCAGGGTTGGGGAGATAATGTCAACACCGCTGAAAACGATTCCGGCGGACATGAGTCTGAGAGATGCGATGATCAAGTTTGTTTCTGACAACGTCAAGCAGCTTTATGTTGAGGATAATGGAAAGATTGTGGGAATTATTACCGAGCACAGGATTTTGAAGGCGCTCACCGAGATAATTGTTACATTGCTCTCAATTTGA
- a CDS encoding glucose 1-dehydrogenase yields the protein MRFKDRVVLVTGAGRGIGRAIAEAFAREGANVVINDINEEDANRTAKELAEMYGVKTLGYRADVTSYSEVSEMAEYVKRELGTVDILVNNAGFWTIKKFIDTTPEDWEKDIRICYYGTLNCTHAFLGGMLEKRYGRIINIVSDAGRIGEPYLAVYSGAKAAVIGFSKALAKEVARRNITVNCVAAGVTKTPGVEGFLKSVGGEEKLVKAYPRGRLGKPEDIANGVIFFALDESEYITGQVISISGGYTTVG from the coding sequence ATGAGGTTTAAGGACCGGGTTGTGCTGGTAACCGGGGCAGGTAGAGGTATAGGAAGGGCGATAGCCGAGGCATTTGCCAGAGAAGGTGCGAATGTTGTGATCAATGATATAAATGAAGAGGATGCGAATAGAACAGCCAAGGAACTGGCCGAGATGTATGGTGTAAAAACTCTCGGCTACAGGGCAGACGTCACGAGCTATTCTGAAGTTTCTGAGATGGCGGAATACGTTAAAAGAGAACTCGGGACGGTTGACATCCTGGTGAACAATGCGGGGTTCTGGACGATCAAGAAGTTCATAGACACAACTCCTGAAGACTGGGAGAAGGATATCAGAATATGCTACTACGGTACGCTGAACTGCACCCACGCCTTTCTGGGAGGTATGCTTGAGAAGAGGTACGGCAGGATAATCAACATCGTGAGTGATGCAGGGAGGATCGGAGAACCCTATCTGGCGGTTTACTCCGGAGCGAAGGCAGCGGTGATAGGGTTCAGCAAGGCCCTCGCGAAAGAGGTTGCCAGGCGGAATATAACGGTCAACTGCGTTGCGGCTGGCGTGACGAAAACTCCGGGGGTTGAGGGCTTCCTGAAAAGTGTCGGCGGAGAGGAAAAGCTCGTTAAGGCGTATCCCAGAGGGAGACTCGGAAAGCCCGAGGACATCGCAAATGGTGTTATCTTCTTCGCTCTCGACGAGTCAGAATACATAACCGGACAGGTGATCAGCATAAGCGGAGGGTACACAACAGTCGGGTAA
- a CDS encoding aldehyde ferredoxin oxidoreductase C-terminal domain-containing protein, whose protein sequence is MVLNRKLGIIDLNKNKVLVREIPVELRKKHLGGRGLNWYYLYNSIRPDIDPFSPENVLAIGAGLLTGFPALGAGRTQISTKNPMTGGVGDSNMGGAFGPQLRLAGFDHLLIVGKAEKPTYILVKDGGIEIRSAEHLWGLDTHTVQKAIREEVGDDRAESMVIGRAGENLVAFANVMNGIKNAGGRSGTGAVMGSKNLKAIVASGDIDLEVHDPEKLLDYSLEVDRRARNTKWAKTLGRLGTPLLYDVSYTTGFIGTLNWQYNTPGEDGKPLEAENLEKYSVKMVACIGCSVHCRHRVKIREGRYRGVVTEGPEYAAIGAFGTGVGVYDWEFVIKCNEMANRWGVDLISLGTTVAWAFELFQRGFITENDTGGLRLEWGNENAVLDLARMIVERQNIGNVLADGMLKASEKIGKESLYYANQTKGHPNLLTDERGIPSFALGIATSTRGADHLRSRPGIDLFQLPEETLEKIYGHRIVSDFTAYETKGIMVWWHELLYNVVDSLGICKFQTVFNSANSPRFEDYVPLIEYATGIRLTREELMEIGERNYTTERMFNVLNGFSRKDDYPPERYFREETKRGLPFMKGRKLDREKYEMMLEEYYRQHGWDENGVPKKETLERLGIAEPDYSMLEVL, encoded by the coding sequence ATGGTTCTGAACAGAAAGCTGGGCATCATCGATCTGAACAAAAATAAGGTTCTGGTTAGAGAAATCCCCGTTGAGCTGAGAAAAAAACATCTTGGAGGGAGGGGGCTTAACTGGTACTATCTCTACAATTCTATCCGTCCTGATATTGATCCATTTTCACCTGAAAATGTTCTTGCCATCGGTGCAGGTTTGCTGACAGGATTTCCGGCGCTCGGAGCCGGAAGGACACAGATTTCCACAAAAAACCCCATGACAGGTGGTGTTGGGGATTCCAACATGGGTGGCGCGTTCGGGCCACAGCTAAGGCTTGCGGGCTTTGATCACCTTCTCATTGTTGGAAAGGCTGAGAAACCCACTTACATTCTCGTTAAGGACGGCGGAATCGAAATCCGGAGTGCTGAACATCTCTGGGGCCTTGATACGCACACGGTCCAGAAGGCTATCCGGGAAGAGGTGGGTGATGACAGAGCAGAGAGCATGGTGATAGGCAGGGCGGGAGAGAACCTCGTTGCTTTCGCCAACGTGATGAACGGGATAAAGAATGCCGGAGGGAGGAGTGGCACCGGAGCAGTCATGGGGTCAAAGAACCTCAAGGCAATCGTGGCGAGCGGGGACATTGATCTGGAGGTTCATGATCCCGAAAAACTTCTTGACTACTCTCTTGAGGTGGACAGGCGGGCGAGAAACACCAAGTGGGCGAAAACCCTCGGACGTCTCGGCACTCCTCTGCTTTATGATGTGTCCTATACCACGGGGTTTATTGGCACGCTGAACTGGCAGTACAACACCCCTGGAGAGGACGGAAAACCACTTGAAGCAGAAAATCTCGAAAAATACAGTGTTAAAATGGTTGCATGCATTGGATGCAGCGTTCACTGCAGGCACAGGGTGAAAATCAGAGAGGGCAGATACAGAGGGGTTGTGACTGAAGGACCGGAATACGCTGCCATAGGTGCATTCGGAACGGGAGTGGGCGTTTACGACTGGGAGTTTGTCATAAAGTGCAATGAAATGGCAAACAGGTGGGGAGTCGATTTGATCTCTCTCGGAACGACGGTTGCATGGGCGTTTGAGCTTTTCCAGAGGGGCTTTATAACCGAGAATGACACAGGCGGTTTGAGACTTGAGTGGGGCAATGAAAATGCAGTTCTCGACCTTGCGAGAATGATCGTCGAGAGGCAGAATATAGGGAACGTTCTCGCTGATGGAATGCTCAAAGCTTCTGAAAAAATCGGGAAGGAGTCTCTTTACTATGCCAACCAGACGAAAGGGCATCCAAACCTGCTGACGGACGAAAGGGGAATACCGAGCTTCGCTCTCGGGATAGCAACGTCCACGAGAGGAGCAGACCATTTGAGGAGCAGACCTGGAATCGACCTCTTCCAGCTTCCTGAGGAAACTCTCGAGAAGATATACGGGCACAGAATTGTTAGCGATTTCACCGCCTACGAGACCAAGGGGATAATGGTGTGGTGGCATGAACTGCTCTACAACGTTGTTGACAGTCTCGGAATCTGCAAGTTCCAGACTGTCTTTAACTCCGCAAATTCTCCGAGGTTTGAGGATTACGTGCCTTTGATAGAATACGCAACAGGAATCAGGTTGACAAGGGAAGAACTGATGGAGATCGGCGAGAGAAATTATACCACTGAAAGAATGTTCAATGTTCTGAACGGATTCAGCAGGAAGGACGACTATCCGCCCGAGAGGTATTTCAGAGAGGAGACAAAGAGGGGTCTGCCGTTCATGAAGGGCAGGAAACTTGATAGAGAGAAGTACGAGATGATGCTGGAGGAATACTACAGACAGCACGGATGGGATGAGAACGGGGTTCCAAAGAAGGAAACGCTCGAACGGCTCGGCATAGCTGAGCCGGATTACTCGATGCTGGAGGTGTTGTAG
- a CDS encoding 4Fe-4S dicluster domain-containing protein: MTSEKYLMVFPELCTGCRECEIACSLKHDGVVGYQKSRIRVIRDVFEGIEIPVVCMQCIDAPCMNSCRVEAIYVDENGAKIIDYEKCIGCRRCIVVCPLGANFLNPETGKPIKCDLCDGDPVCVKFCSTGAVRYLSPEEINSEELRLASKNYIKALIEREM; the protein is encoded by the coding sequence ATGACCTCTGAGAAATACCTCATGGTGTTCCCGGAGCTGTGCACCGGATGCAGGGAGTGCGAGATCGCATGCTCCCTGAAACACGACGGAGTCGTTGGCTACCAGAAGTCGAGAATCAGGGTAATAAGGGATGTATTCGAGGGGATAGAGATTCCGGTGGTTTGCATGCAGTGCATTGATGCCCCCTGCATGAATTCATGCAGGGTCGAGGCGATCTACGTGGATGAGAATGGGGCAAAGATAATTGACTACGAGAAATGCATAGGGTGCAGGAGGTGCATAGTTGTCTGCCCTCTCGGTGCAAATTTCCTGAATCCTGAAACAGGAAAGCCCATCAAGTGCGATCTCTGTGATGGCGATCCGGTGTGTGTTAAGTTCTGCTCGACAGGAGCGGTCAGATATTTGAGTCCAGAAGAGATAAATTCGGAAGAATTAAGACTGGCATCGAAAAACTACATTAAGGCTCTGATTGAAAGAGAGATGTGA
- a CDS encoding methyltransferase domain-containing protein, with amino-acid sequence MKIRLIGPLKRRYGEVIEIWLGREITLNEALKIVSERYPELKGEIDDIGAYNFSLNGVLVKKDEMNSIKVRDEDEIIVIPAISGGDKAGRVKRVVMRNFDLSGETYHIFEEKHEFFTGLASDLVEFSDCAFESCLDVGCGTGVIARVLDDCDVVGLDISRIMLEKARTLMSHVVQGDGANLPFRDNSFDAVFFNASIFLIPDAGKALEEAMRVVRSGGTVAGSLFSGVYHSGRDALAELGLRHREVYPSSQIASSVLELGGEIDVVDYRAGKGLIIDFYSVPAMSNALFPGIEYGERLKLVKERLENLPQSVEFRWTFFRIPG; translated from the coding sequence ATGAAGATCAGGCTGATCGGACCGCTGAAGAGGAGGTACGGAGAGGTCATTGAAATCTGGTTGGGCAGGGAGATTACTCTCAATGAGGCCCTGAAAATTGTTTCCGAAAGGTATCCAGAGCTTAAAGGAGAGATTGATGACATCGGGGCGTACAACTTCTCCCTCAATGGGGTTCTCGTAAAGAAAGATGAGATGAATTCGATTAAAGTCCGGGACGAGGATGAGATCATTGTGATTCCTGCAATCTCTGGAGGAGATAAGGCGGGCAGGGTTAAACGGGTGGTGATGAGAAACTTTGACCTGAGCGGAGAAACGTACCACATTTTTGAAGAAAAGCACGAATTTTTCACCGGACTCGCCTCTGATCTGGTGGAGTTTTCAGATTGTGCTTTTGAATCGTGCCTTGATGTGGGATGCGGAACCGGAGTTATTGCCCGGGTTCTGGATGATTGCGATGTTGTTGGGCTGGACATTTCGAGAATAATGCTTGAAAAGGCGAGGACGCTCATGAGTCATGTAGTGCAGGGAGATGGCGCAAATCTGCCCTTCAGGGATAACAGCTTTGATGCCGTTTTTTTCAACGCTTCGATTTTCCTGATACCTGATGCAGGCAAAGCGCTTGAGGAGGCTATGCGGGTTGTGAGGAGTGGTGGCACTGTCGCCGGCAGTCTGTTCTCAGGCGTCTATCATTCTGGACGTGATGCTCTTGCGGAACTTGGCCTGAGACACAGGGAGGTTTATCCCTCCAGCCAGATAGCATCTTCGGTTCTGGAACTTGGCGGGGAAATAGATGTGGTTGATTACAGAGCCGGAAAAGGTCTGATAATTGATTTTTATTCTGTTCCTGCAATGTCAAACGCACTCTTTCCAGGAATTGAATACGGTGAGCGACTGAAACTGGTTAAAGAAAGGCTGGAAAATCTTCCACAAAGCGTTGAATTCAGGTGGACATTTTTCAGAATTCCCGGTTAA
- a CDS encoding AMP-binding protein: MYWNPVIEKMGPDEIREMQGRLLRNTVHYAYSYSPFYRELYDSAGIKPDDIRSVDDVTKLPFVKKQDLRDSYPYGMFAVPLSKILRIHASSGTTGKPTVTGYTADDLELWSESLARGLYSAGIRKEDIIQNAYGYGLFTGGLGFHYAGEKIGATVIPSSSGNTQRQIELMKDLGSTVICCTPSYMIYLTEYALKMGVDLKEDTKLRMGVFGAEPWSEETRKRIENKSGIDAINIYGTSEISGPVVSECHEKAGIHFWGDIFLIEVIDPKTGEQLGEGEKGELVVTVLGKEGLPMIRWRTGDITSIIYEKCNCGRWHPRIDRITGRADDMFIVRGVNVFPSHVEYALMQVKEVSEHYMIILERDENGLDLMKVQVEINPEYVGKIAFDELARKVQETLRSYLNVTPAVEIVEPETLPRFEGKAKRVVDKRRV, encoded by the coding sequence ATGTACTGGAACCCAGTTATAGAAAAGATGGGCCCTGACGAGATCAGGGAGATGCAGGGAAGGTTGTTGAGAAACACGGTGCATTACGCCTACAGCTATTCTCCGTTTTACAGGGAGCTGTATGACAGCGCCGGGATAAAGCCGGATGATATCAGGAGCGTGGATGACGTTACGAAACTGCCATTTGTTAAAAAGCAGGATTTGAGGGACAGCTATCCCTATGGCATGTTTGCAGTACCGCTCTCGAAAATTCTGAGAATCCATGCCTCGAGCGGGACAACCGGAAAACCCACCGTTACCGGATACACTGCCGACGACCTCGAACTCTGGAGCGAGAGCCTTGCGAGGGGGCTGTACTCTGCAGGCATAAGAAAAGAGGACATAATTCAGAACGCCTATGGGTATGGGCTCTTCACAGGAGGCCTTGGATTCCATTACGCCGGGGAGAAGATTGGGGCAACTGTAATTCCGTCATCGTCGGGAAACACCCAGAGGCAGATTGAACTTATGAAGGATTTGGGCTCTACGGTGATATGCTGCACTCCCAGCTACATGATTTACCTGACAGAATACGCCTTGAAGATGGGCGTTGATCTTAAAGAGGACACGAAGCTGAGAATGGGTGTTTTTGGAGCAGAGCCATGGAGTGAGGAAACCAGAAAGAGGATTGAGAACAAATCGGGAATTGATGCCATAAACATCTACGGCACATCAGAAATAAGCGGACCTGTTGTGAGTGAATGCCACGAAAAGGCCGGAATACACTTCTGGGGAGATATCTTCCTGATAGAGGTCATCGATCCGAAAACAGGAGAGCAGCTCGGAGAGGGGGAGAAAGGCGAGCTCGTAGTTACAGTCCTCGGAAAGGAAGGGCTTCCGATGATAAGGTGGAGGACGGGAGACATAACCAGCATAATCTATGAGAAATGCAACTGTGGAAGGTGGCATCCGAGAATTGACAGGATTACCGGAAGGGCAGACGACATGTTCATCGTGAGGGGGGTCAACGTCTTCCCGAGCCATGTGGAGTATGCTCTCATGCAGGTTAAGGAGGTCAGCGAACACTACATGATCATACTTGAAAGGGATGAGAACGGACTTGACCTGATGAAGGTTCAGGTGGAGATAAATCCGGAGTATGTGGGCAAGATAGCGTTCGATGAACTCGCCCGGAAGGTTCAGGAGACTCTCAGGAGCTACCTTAATGTAACCCCTGCCGTTGAGATTGTTGAACCTGAAACCCTGCCGAGGTTCGAAGGAAAGGCCAAGAGAGTTGTGGACAAGAGAAGGGTCTGA